A genomic stretch from Prionailurus bengalensis isolate Pbe53 chromosome E2, Fcat_Pben_1.1_paternal_pri, whole genome shotgun sequence includes:
- the LOC122495223 gene encoding T-cell-interacting, activating receptor on myeloid cells protein 1-like yields MVLVKALFLAYGCPLGSPDSRRGHQILSPICFLPEPLPKPTLRAWPSWVVPPRSNVRLRCQTPTKDVDFALRKGNVILDFSRSPTSKEGLAEFHLTDLRSSHAGDYTCECYRPGAPDIRSPPSEVILLLVTGGLPKPSLQAHQRGVVTAGDDVTLQCQRPDNIFGLMRFALLKAGVAEPIRLRTPAGKEADFSLQTVTVGDAGNYSCVYFQTGTPFWASQPSDRLEIRVRGEVFTIGRTPAGLPARSGAASLSPQDSAAWSSHLGRTEGGPGFCGIEQRIFC; encoded by the exons atgGTTCTGGTGaaagccctcttcctggcttacgGGTGCCCTCTT ggGTCTCCTGACAGCAGGCGAGGGCACCAAATCCTGTCCCCAATCTGCTTCCTTCCAGAGCCCCTTCCCAAGCCCACCCTCAGGGCCTGGCCCAGCTGGGTGGTGCCTCCCAGAAGCAATGTAAGGCTGCGATGCCAGACCCCGACCAAGGATGTCGACTTTGCTCTCAGAAAGGGTAATGTTATTTTGGACTTTTCACGATCACCGACTTCCAAGGAGGGCCTGGCTGAATTTCACCTCACTGACCTAAGAAGCAGCCATGCTGGAGACTACACCTGTGAGTGCTACAGACCAGGGGCCCCGGACATAAGATCACCGCCCAGTGAGGTCATCCTGCTGCTGGTGACAG GAGGTCTCCCTAAACCGTCCCTGCAAGCCCACCAAAGGGGTGTGGTGACCGCAGGAGACGACGTGACCCTGCAGTGCCAGAGGCCAGACAATATTTTCGGGCTCATGAGGTTCGCTCTGCTGAAGGCGGGAGTGGCAGAGCCCATCAGGCTCCGGACCCCAGCCGGCAAGGAGGCGGACTTCTCCCTGCAGACCGTGACAGTCGGTGACGCCGGGAACTACAGCTGTGTCTACTTCCAGACCGGGACTCCTTTCTGGGCCTCACAGCCTAGCGATCGTCTTGAGATCCGGGTGAGAGGTGAGGTTTTTACCATTGGGAGGACCCCAGCTGGATTACCTGCCCGCTCAGGTGCTGCCAGTCTGTCTCCACAAGATTCTGCAGCTTGGAGCAGTCATTTGGGAAGGACCGAGGGAGGGCCAGGATTCTGTGGAATAGAGCAGAGGATCTtctgctga